One Pyxicephalus adspersus chromosome 3, UCB_Pads_2.0, whole genome shotgun sequence genomic window carries:
- the OAZ1 gene encoding LOW QUALITY PROTEIN: ornithine decarboxylase antizyme 1 (The sequence of the model RefSeq protein was modified relative to this genomic sequence to represent the inferred CDS: deleted 1 base in 1 codon) produces the protein MVKSSLQRILNSHCFAREKEGNKSCIMPLLSIPSNSSERVSFNCCSNLGPGPRWCSDVPHPPLKIPGGRGNSQRDHNLSANLFYSDNRLNITEELTSHNRTRILNVQSRLTDGKQVDWKAVLNNNNLYIEIPSGILPDGSKDSFAILLEFAEEQLQVDHVFICFHKNRDDRAALLRTFSFLGFEIVRPGHPLVPKRPDACFMAYKFERDSSDED, from the exons ATGGTGAAATCCTCTCTTCAGCGGATACTCAATAGCCATTGCTTTGCCagagaaaaggaaggaaataaaAGTTGCATCATGCCTCTCCTGAGTATTCCCAGTAATAGTAGTGAAAG gGTTTCTTTCAATTGCTGTAGTAACCTGGGTCCCGGGCCTCGGTGGTGTTCC GATGTCCCTCACCCACCCCTAAAGATCCCAGGTGGGCGAGGGAATAGTCAGAGGGATCACAATCTTTCAGCTAACTTATTTTATTCT gaTAACAGGCTGAATATAACAGAGGAGCTTACATCCCATAACAGGACAAGAATTCTTAATGTTCAATCTAGGCTAACCGATGGCAAGCAAGTAGACTGGAAAGCTGTACTAAACAACAACAATCTGTACATAGAAATCCCAAGTGGCATACTGCCTGATGGGAGCAAAGATAG ttttgccatTCTACTTGAATTTGCAGAAGAGCAACTCCAAGTCGAccatgttttcatttgtttccaCAAAAACAGAGATGATAGAG cCGCACTTCTCCGAACCTTCAGCTTCTTGGGCTTTGAGATTGTGAGACCTGGCCATCCCCTTGTCCCTAAGAGACCAGATGCTTGCTTCATGGCTTACAAGTTTGAAAGAGATTCTTCAGATGAGGATTAG